One segment of Trichlorobacter ammonificans DNA contains the following:
- a CDS encoding dihydroorotate dehydrogenase electron transfer subunit, whose amino-acid sequence MQFTAMILDNAEVSPGYWRMRMTAPPEMTAARPGQFVMVRVNRSIDPLIRRPFGVFDVGVLQPAYTGAAPQPYLEILYRVVGKGTAMLADLHETDLLDVLGPLGSGFDNGPAGEEKLIVGGGVGLAPLYLLARELAAEAPVRLFAGGRTKDDLLCITEFERLGVECYVATEDGSLGERGLVTRVLEQRLEVTGNRGRIFACGPHGMLKAVAAIAARRTVPCQVSLEGYMACGMGACLGCVCQGTNHSAETPDYRCVCTEGPVFDANVLKWEEACHEA is encoded by the coding sequence ATGCAGTTCACGGCAATGATTCTGGATAACGCCGAGGTGTCCCCCGGCTACTGGCGGATGCGGATGACCGCCCCCCCCGAGATGACCGCCGCCCGGCCCGGACAGTTCGTCATGGTGCGGGTGAATCGCTCCATCGACCCGCTGATCCGCCGTCCCTTCGGTGTCTTTGATGTGGGGGTGCTGCAGCCGGCCTACACGGGCGCTGCTCCGCAGCCCTACCTGGAGATCCTGTACCGGGTGGTGGGCAAGGGCACCGCCATGCTGGCCGACCTGCACGAGACCGATCTGCTGGACGTGCTGGGACCCCTGGGCAGCGGCTTCGACAACGGTCCTGCCGGCGAGGAAAAGCTGATCGTCGGCGGCGGGGTGGGGCTGGCGCCCCTCTACCTGCTGGCCCGGGAGCTGGCGGCGGAGGCACCGGTGCGTCTCTTTGCCGGCGGCCGCACCAAGGACGACCTGCTCTGCATCACCGAGTTCGAGCGGTTGGGAGTGGAGTGCTACGTGGCCACCGAGGACGGTTCACTGGGTGAACGGGGGCTGGTGACCCGGGTGCTGGAACAGCGCCTGGAGGTGACCGGCAATCGGGGCCGGATATTCGCCTGCGGTCCCCACGGCATGCTGAAGGCGGTGGCGGCCATTGCGGCCCGGCGCACTGTTCCCTGTCAGGTCTCCCTGGAGGGATATATGGCCTGCGGCATGGGGGCCTGTCTGGGCTGCGTCTGCCAGGGAACGAACCACAGCGCAGAAACCCCCGACTACCGCTGCGTCTGCACCGAAGGGCCGGTGTTCGACGCGAACGTCCTGAAGTGGGAGGAGGCCTGCCATGAAGCCTGA
- the rimI gene encoding ribosomal protein S18-alanine N-acetyltransferase produces MFTTARSGDILRPMIAIRPMTEADLDAVLTIERDCFPRPWNRDHFLAELASPRAAAVVAVTEAGAIAGYLCLSVLLDEAEILDVAVLPTMQRSGIGALLLSWACREAAVRGAAVLRLEVRATSLPARALYERFGFVGAGLRKGYYEQGIDAVVMEKTLSEEDGAACSSRQ; encoded by the coding sequence TTGTTTACGACCGCCCGGTCAGGCGATATTCTCCGGCCGATGATCGCCATCCGCCCCATGACCGAGGCAGACCTCGATGCCGTGCTGACCATCGAGCGGGATTGTTTTCCCCGCCCTTGGAACCGCGACCATTTTCTGGCCGAGCTGGCCTCGCCCCGCGCCGCGGCAGTTGTGGCCGTCACCGAGGCAGGAGCGATTGCCGGCTACCTCTGTCTGAGCGTGCTGCTGGACGAGGCGGAAATCCTGGATGTGGCGGTACTGCCGACCATGCAGCGCAGCGGTATCGGTGCTCTCCTGCTGAGCTGGGCCTGCCGGGAGGCGGCGGTGCGGGGGGCAGCGGTCCTGCGGCTGGAGGTGCGGGCCACCAGTCTGCCGGCGCGTGCCCTGTATGAGCGGTTCGGCTTTGTGGGTGCCGGTCTCCGCAAGGGGTACTACGAGCAGGGGATCGATGCGGTTGTCATGGAGAAAACCCTCAGCGAGGAGGATGGTGCAGCATGCAGTTCACGGCAATGA
- a CDS encoding enoyl-CoA hydratase-related protein: MSYETLLTELSEGVATITVNRPSAMNAMTTVTLRELDDAVRTMNAAKEVRAIIITGAGEKAFIAGGDIALLRDMGPLEARELAQLAQGLCSAIEQGGTPVIAAVNGYALGGGCELAMSCDIRIAAETARFGQPEVNIGILPGFGGSQRLPRLVGKGRALEMILTGDMIDAQEAYRIGLVNRVVPAAELMATARELARKLAAKSPLALRLCKEAVMNGVEMELTQACRYEAELFAVSFGTEDQKEGMSAFLEKRPARFTGA; the protein is encoded by the coding sequence ATGAGCTACGAGACCCTGTTGACCGAGCTGTCGGAAGGGGTGGCCACCATCACCGTCAACCGGCCGTCGGCGATGAATGCCATGACCACCGTAACGCTGCGGGAGCTGGACGATGCCGTGCGCACCATGAACGCCGCGAAAGAGGTGCGAGCGATCATCATCACCGGCGCCGGCGAGAAGGCGTTCATCGCCGGCGGCGACATCGCCCTGCTGCGGGATATGGGGCCGCTGGAGGCGCGGGAGCTGGCACAGTTGGCCCAGGGGCTCTGCAGCGCCATCGAACAGGGGGGGACCCCGGTCATCGCGGCGGTGAACGGCTATGCCCTGGGTGGCGGCTGCGAGCTGGCCATGAGCTGCGACATCAGGATCGCCGCGGAAACGGCCCGTTTCGGTCAGCCCGAGGTGAACATCGGTATCCTGCCCGGTTTTGGCGGCAGCCAGCGGCTGCCCCGGCTGGTGGGGAAGGGGAGAGCGCTGGAGATGATCCTGACCGGCGATATGATCGATGCGCAGGAGGCGTACCGCATCGGCCTGGTGAACCGGGTGGTGCCGGCCGCGGAACTGATGGCCACGGCCCGTGAACTGGCGCGCAAGCTGGCCGCCAAGAGTCCGCTGGCCCTGCGGCTTTGCAAGGAGGCGGTGATGAACGGCGTGGAGATGGAGCTGACCCAGGCCTGCCGCTACGAGGCCGAACTGTTTGCCGTGAGTTTCGGTACAGAGGACCAGAAGGAAGGGATGAGCGCCTTCCTGGAAAAACGCCCGGCCCGTTTTACGGGAGCATGA
- a CDS encoding polysaccharide deacetylase family protein, protein MPCRTALLLLIAAVLFIVPRPSTAAASPEVSVPILLYHRLGPVVADGMTMKTQVFEAQMKYLHDNGYRVIPLRQLVAWYQGKGPAPAPKSVVIVEDDAHKSVYSDMLPVIRKYRYPVTIFVYPSAISNAKYAMTWDQLRELKKSGLFDIQSHTYWHPNFKRERKKLAPAAYDKLVMEQLTKSKKKLEQEVGGPVDLLAWPFGIYDDHLLQKAREAGYIGTFSIERRHATAKEKLAILPRYLLVNADSDKAFVQLLQGNAVKRNVAY, encoded by the coding sequence ATGCCGTGCCGCACTGCTTTGCTGCTTCTGATCGCCGCCGTTCTTTTCATCGTCCCCCGCCCTTCGACCGCCGCCGCCTCCCCCGAGGTGTCGGTGCCGATCCTGCTCTACCACCGCCTCGGCCCGGTGGTGGCCGACGGCATGACCATGAAGACCCAGGTCTTTGAAGCACAGATGAAGTATCTGCACGACAACGGCTACAGAGTAATCCCGCTGCGCCAGTTGGTGGCCTGGTACCAGGGCAAGGGTCCGGCTCCTGCCCCCAAATCGGTGGTCATTGTTGAGGACGATGCCCACAAATCGGTCTACAGCGACATGCTGCCGGTCATCCGCAAATACCGGTATCCGGTGACCATCTTCGTCTATCCTTCGGCCATTTCCAACGCCAAGTACGCCATGACCTGGGATCAGTTGCGCGAGCTGAAGAAGAGCGGCCTGTTCGACATCCAGTCCCACACCTACTGGCACCCCAACTTCAAACGAGAGCGGAAGAAGCTGGCACCGGCCGCCTACGACAAGCTGGTAATGGAGCAGTTGACCAAATCGAAGAAGAAGCTGGAGCAGGAAGTAGGGGGACCGGTTGACCTGCTGGCCTGGCCCTTCGGCATCTACGACGACCACCTGCTGCAGAAGGCCAGGGAGGCCGGGTACATCGGCACCTTCTCCATCGAGCGCCGACACGCCACCGCCAAGGAAAAGCTGGCCATTCTGCCCCGCTATCTCCTGGTGAATGCCGATAGCGACAAGGCGTTTGTGCAGCTTTTGCAGGGAAATGCCGTCAAAAGAAACGTGGCCTATTGA
- the proC gene encoding pyrroline-5-carboxylate reductase: MLFDTTIGFIGGGNMAEALIKGLLAGGMSPGRIIVAEPAAGRRAFLAETLKVKAVEENTAAAAASQMVVLAVKPQVAASVLSGLDGSVSADKLVISIMAGISTISIEESLQNGTRIVRAMPNTPALVLSGATAICAGRRADAADLDLARELFLTVGTVATITERQMDAVTGVSGSGPAYAFSFIEALADAGVKNGLSRDTALALAVQTLLGAAKLVQESGDHPAVLRDRVTSPGGTTISALHTLENGRFHGLIMDAVDAAVKRSRDLAGIKLL; encoded by the coding sequence ATGCTGTTCGATACGACTATCGGCTTCATCGGCGGCGGCAACATGGCGGAGGCCCTGATCAAGGGACTGCTGGCGGGCGGGATGTCGCCGGGCAGGATCATCGTGGCGGAACCGGCCGCCGGGCGGCGGGCGTTTTTGGCCGAAACCCTCAAGGTGAAGGCGGTTGAGGAGAATACCGCCGCCGCGGCCGCCTCCCAGATGGTCGTGCTTGCGGTCAAGCCGCAAGTCGCGGCCAGCGTGCTCTCCGGCCTTGACGGCAGCGTTTCCGCCGACAAGCTGGTGATCTCCATCATGGCCGGCATTTCCACGATTTCCATCGAGGAGTCGCTGCAGAACGGCACCCGTATCGTCCGGGCCATGCCCAACACCCCGGCCCTGGTCTTAAGCGGCGCCACCGCCATCTGCGCCGGCCGCCGTGCCGATGCTGCCGACCTGGACCTCGCCCGCGAACTGTTCCTGACCGTCGGCACCGTGGCCACCATCACCGAGCGCCAGATGGATGCGGTGACCGGTGTTTCCGGCAGCGGGCCGGCCTACGCCTTCTCCTTCATCGAGGCCCTGGCCGACGCCGGGGTCAAGAACGGTCTGTCCCGCGACACGGCCCTGGCCCTGGCGGTACAGACCCTGCTGGGGGCGGCGAAGCTGGTGCAGGAGAGCGGCGATCATCCGGCAGTGCTGCGCGACCGGGTCACCTCGCCGGGGGGGACCACCATCTCGGCACTGCATACCCTGGAGAACGGCCGGTTCCACGGTCTGATCATGGATGCGGTGGATGCGGCGGTAAAGCGTTCCAGGGATCTGGCGGGTATCAAGCTGTTGTAG
- a CDS encoding EamA family transporter, whose amino-acid sequence MLKTVVIMLLAVTAGTVGDILLAKGMKQLGDLSAMNLRGILEVALRAMTEWKIVVGTAMLALFFFLWLAVLSWEDLSVALPMQALNYVLVAILAKYLLHEQISPLRWAGITLVCVGVIMITKSSTADKKEETAVTAAPRIEANGGV is encoded by the coding sequence ATGCTTAAAACCGTTGTGATCATGCTGCTGGCCGTCACCGCCGGTACGGTGGGGGACATCCTGCTGGCCAAGGGGATGAAGCAGCTGGGGGACTTGTCGGCCATGAACCTGCGTGGCATCCTGGAGGTGGCCTTGCGGGCCATGACCGAGTGGAAGATCGTGGTGGGCACCGCCATGCTGGCGCTCTTCTTTTTCCTCTGGCTGGCGGTGCTTTCCTGGGAAGACCTGTCGGTGGCCTTGCCGATGCAGGCGCTCAACTACGTGCTGGTGGCGATCCTGGCCAAGTATTTGCTGCATGAACAGATATCGCCGCTGCGCTGGGCCGGCATCACCCTGGTCTGTGTCGGCGTGATCATGATTACCAAGAGCAGCACCGCGGACAAGAAGGAAGAGACTGCGGTGACGGCAGCGCCTCGGATCGAGGCAAACGGAGGGGTGTGA
- the hpnK gene encoding hopanoid biosynthesis-associated protein HpnK, whose protein sequence is MRRLVVNADDFGLSSGVNRAVETAWREGILTQASLMAGGGAFDEAVEIARRNPDLQVGLHLTLVQGRPVLPPEQIPGLLGADGCFPDNPVAVGMRLFFDCSIRKQLRAEIEAQILKIKETGLPLSHIDGHLNIQMHPTVFALLQELMPLHGITSFRITRERLLRNLAHDRSRVAGKAVERLVFGALSSNAQPNLQRLNIVCAAEVKGLLNSGRMTESYLLAILEQLNPGLTEIYFHPGCLPDEEISRRMPEYRHEDELRALVSPRVRQRLRELDITLCNYRSEEKRDA, encoded by the coding sequence GTGAGGCGTCTGGTTGTCAATGCCGACGATTTCGGGCTGTCCTCCGGCGTCAACCGGGCGGTGGAGACCGCCTGGCGGGAGGGTATCCTGACCCAGGCTTCGCTCATGGCCGGCGGCGGAGCCTTTGACGAAGCGGTGGAGATCGCCCGGCGCAATCCCGACCTGCAGGTGGGGCTGCACCTGACCTTGGTGCAGGGCAGGCCGGTGTTGCCCCCGGAACAGATACCTGGCCTGCTGGGCGCTGACGGCTGTTTTCCGGACAACCCGGTGGCGGTCGGCATGCGGCTTTTTTTTGATTGCAGCATCCGCAAGCAGCTCCGGGCCGAAATCGAGGCCCAGATCCTGAAAATCAAGGAAACCGGCCTCCCGCTCTCCCACATCGACGGACACCTGAACATCCAGATGCACCCCACGGTTTTCGCGCTGCTGCAGGAACTGATGCCTCTGCACGGCATCACCAGCTTCAGAATCACCCGTGAGCGGCTGCTCCGCAATCTGGCCCATGACCGCAGCCGGGTAGCGGGCAAGGCGGTAGAACGACTGGTTTTCGGGGCGCTCTCCAGCAATGCGCAGCCCAACTTACAGCGCCTGAACATCGTCTGCGCAGCAGAGGTCAAGGGACTACTCAATTCGGGCCGGATGACGGAAAGCTATCTGCTGGCCATACTGGAGCAGCTAAATCCGGGGCTGACGGAAATCTACTTTCATCCCGGTTGCCTGCCGGACGAGGAGATCAGTCGCCGGATGCCGGAGTACCGGCACGAGGACGAACTGAGGGCGCTTGTCAGCCCCCGGGTGCGGCAGCGGCTGCGGGAACTGGATATTACCCTATGCAATTATCGGAGCGAGGAAAAACGCGATGCTTAA
- the hpnJ gene encoding hopanoid biosynthesis associated radical SAM protein HpnJ codes for MKPLFLNPPTFDDFDGGAGARYQASREVTSFWYPTWLCFPAGMIEGARVVDAPVQKLDLNACLEIARNFDMVVMYTSTPTLAIDIETARRIKEAKPGIVTVLTGPHVTILPEESLKAGKGAIDIVCRGEFDYSTKELCEGREWERVDGISFIRDGKTVHTPDRPPIEDLDALPFVAPVYRRDLPIAEYVIPHFKSPYVSIYSSRGCPSKCIYCLWPQTFSGQRMRTRSPQNVYEEVKWIVDNIPEMRELSFDDDTFTANREHARQVATLLKPLGISWTINARANCDYETLKIMREAGLRHVVVGYETGSEQILKNIKKGVTKEQAIKFTRDCKRLGLSVHGAFIMGLPGETRDTIRETIEYAKQLDLNSIQASLASPYPGTEFYAMAKEQGWIASDDFIDDTGHQKCVINYPHLSNAEIFNSVEEFYDKFYFRPKYILRSIGKMIVDGEERRKLIREGRQYLDYMRKRRNQAAC; via the coding sequence ATGAAACCGCTTTTTCTGAATCCCCCCACCTTCGACGACTTTGACGGCGGCGCCGGTGCCCGCTACCAGGCTTCCCGGGAGGTGACCTCCTTCTGGTATCCCACCTGGCTCTGTTTTCCCGCCGGTATGATCGAGGGGGCGCGGGTGGTCGACGCGCCGGTGCAAAAGCTTGACCTGAACGCCTGTCTGGAGATTGCCCGAAATTTCGATATGGTGGTGATGTACACCTCCACCCCCACCCTGGCCATTGACATTGAAACTGCCCGCCGGATCAAGGAGGCGAAGCCCGGGATCGTCACCGTGCTGACCGGTCCCCATGTCACCATCCTGCCGGAGGAGTCGCTGAAAGCGGGCAAGGGGGCCATCGACATCGTCTGCCGCGGCGAGTTCGATTACTCAACCAAAGAGCTGTGCGAAGGGCGGGAGTGGGAGCGGGTTGACGGCATCAGCTTCATCCGGGACGGCAAAACCGTCCACACCCCGGACCGCCCCCCCATCGAGGATCTGGACGCCCTGCCGTTCGTGGCGCCGGTCTATCGTCGGGATTTGCCGATTGCCGAATATGTCATCCCCCACTTCAAGAGTCCCTACGTCTCCATCTACTCCAGCCGCGGCTGCCCCTCCAAGTGCATCTACTGCCTCTGGCCCCAGACCTTCTCCGGCCAGCGGATGCGTACCCGCAGCCCGCAGAATGTGTACGAGGAGGTGAAGTGGATCGTGGACAACATCCCGGAGATGCGGGAGCTGTCCTTTGACGACGACACCTTTACCGCCAACCGGGAGCATGCCCGCCAAGTGGCCACCCTGCTCAAGCCGCTGGGAATCTCCTGGACCATCAACGCCCGGGCCAACTGCGACTACGAGACCCTGAAGATCATGCGGGAGGCCGGCCTGCGCCACGTGGTGGTAGGGTACGAGACCGGCAGCGAGCAGATCCTGAAGAACATCAAGAAGGGGGTCACCAAGGAGCAGGCGATCAAGTTTACCAGGGACTGCAAGCGCCTGGGCCTGTCGGTGCACGGCGCCTTCATCATGGGGCTGCCGGGGGAGACCCGGGACACCATCCGCGAAACCATCGAGTACGCCAAGCAGCTCGACCTCAATTCCATCCAGGCTTCCCTGGCCTCCCCCTATCCCGGCACCGAGTTCTACGCCATGGCGAAGGAACAGGGCTGGATTGCTTCCGACGACTTCATCGACGATACTGGCCACCAGAAGTGCGTGATCAACTACCCGCACCTCTCCAACGCCGAAATTTTCAACTCGGTGGAGGAGTTCTACGACAAGTTCTACTTCCGTCCCAAGTACATCCTGCGCAGCATCGGCAAGATGATCGTGGACGGCGAGGAGCGGCGCAAGCTGATCAGGGAAGGCCGTCAGTACCTCGACTATATGCGCAAGCGGCGCAACCAGGCGGCATGCTGA
- a CDS encoding ComEA family DNA-binding protein, translating into MKQIVTRLCCAACALLLSAALAVAAEPAKPAAKPATPAASKVEPAKAAEAKKGEKQEPVDINSASDAELKAIPGLGDAYIAKIVVNRPYANKAQLVSRKVIPEPVYEKIKDRIIAKQVKKDDKAVKPDPKKK; encoded by the coding sequence ATGAAACAGATTGTGACCAGACTCTGCTGCGCCGCCTGTGCCCTGCTGTTGTCCGCCGCCCTTGCCGTTGCCGCGGAGCCGGCCAAGCCGGCCGCAAAACCTGCCACACCGGCTGCGTCCAAGGTTGAACCGGCCAAGGCGGCGGAGGCCAAAAAGGGAGAAAAACAGGAGCCGGTGGACATCAACAGTGCCTCGGATGCGGAGTTGAAGGCGATCCCCGGCCTGGGCGACGCCTATATCGCCAAGATCGTGGTTAACCGCCCCTACGCCAACAAGGCGCAACTGGTCTCCCGCAAGGTGATTCCGGAGCCGGTCTACGAGAAGATCAAGGACCGGATCATCGCCAAGCAGGTGAAGAAAGACGACAAGGCCGTGAAGCCCGATCCCAAAAAGAAATAG
- a CDS encoding MFS transporter, with product METVQPSNGSTLRTVFSLPVIVAALGYFVDIYDLVLFSIVRVPSLKALGLTGQELVDQGVFLLNMQMAGMLIGGIIWGVLGDRKGRLKIMFGSIFLYSVANLANGMVSSIEAYATLRFIAGIGLAGELGAGITLVSEVLHKNVRGYGTMIVASVGVSGAILANVIAKSYDWRTAFIIGGILGLLLLALRFGVAESGMFRGMESQARLRKGSFLSLFTSRDRFGRFYHAIMIGLPSWFVVGVLITFSPEFARMLGVQGTISAGNAVMYCYIGLVAGDLMSGLLSQLLRSRKKVVLLFLLLTVAAVGIYFTASGVSEATFYAICGLLGFGIGYWAVFVTIAAEQFGTNLRATVATSVPNFVRGMTVPITTLFLALRNQFGLQQGAIMVGVLSLAIALFSLWRLEETFHKDLDYFEEFL from the coding sequence ATGGAAACAGTGCAGCCGTCGAACGGGAGCACCCTGCGGACGGTATTCAGCCTGCCGGTTATCGTGGCGGCCCTGGGCTATTTTGTCGACATCTACGACCTGGTGCTGTTCAGCATCGTGCGGGTGCCCAGCCTGAAGGCCCTGGGACTGACCGGCCAGGAGCTGGTGGACCAGGGGGTCTTCCTGCTCAACATGCAGATGGCCGGCATGCTGATCGGCGGCATCATCTGGGGGGTACTGGGTGACCGCAAGGGGCGGCTCAAGATCATGTTCGGCTCCATCTTCCTCTACTCGGTGGCCAACCTTGCCAACGGCATGGTCAGCTCCATCGAAGCCTACGCCACCCTGCGCTTCATTGCCGGCATCGGTCTGGCCGGCGAACTGGGGGCCGGCATCACCCTGGTCAGCGAGGTGCTGCACAAAAACGTGCGGGGCTACGGCACCATGATCGTCGCCTCGGTGGGGGTCTCCGGCGCCATCCTGGCCAACGTCATCGCCAAGTCCTACGACTGGCGCACCGCCTTCATCATCGGCGGCATCCTGGGGCTGTTGCTGCTGGCCCTGCGCTTCGGGGTGGCCGAGTCCGGCATGTTCCGCGGCATGGAGAGCCAGGCCCGGCTGCGCAAGGGGAGTTTTCTCTCCCTCTTCACCAGCCGCGACCGCTTCGGACGGTTCTACCACGCCATCATGATCGGCCTTCCCTCTTGGTTCGTGGTGGGGGTGCTGATCACCTTTTCCCCGGAATTCGCCCGGATGCTGGGGGTGCAGGGAACCATCTCCGCCGGCAATGCCGTGATGTACTGCTACATCGGCCTGGTGGCCGGCGACCTGATGAGCGGCCTGTTAAGCCAGCTGCTGCGCAGCCGCAAGAAAGTGGTGCTGCTCTTTCTGCTGCTGACCGTGGCGGCGGTGGGGATCTACTTCACCGCCAGCGGCGTTTCCGAAGCCACCTTCTACGCCATCTGCGGCCTGCTGGGCTTCGGCATCGGCTACTGGGCCGTCTTCGTCACCATTGCCGCCGAGCAGTTCGGCACCAACCTGCGGGCCACCGTGGCCACCTCGGTTCCCAACTTCGTGCGCGGCATGACCGTGCCGATCACCACCCTCTTCCTGGCGCTGCGCAACCAGTTCGGCCTGCAGCAGGGAGCGATCATGGTGGGGGTGCTGAGCCTGGCCATTGCGCTCTTCTCCCTGTGGCGCCTGGAGGAAACCTTTCATAAGGATCTGGATTATTTCGAGGAATTTCTCTAG
- a CDS encoding OmcA/MtrC family decaheme c-type cytochrome produces MWIGSKSFLCLVASAALLLGGCSDGKDGASGKDGKDAGATISVAALTPTEWSNLSFDQDSGIIGVPTINSPPVVKFKVTANGKPVTGIPIANMSFAIAKLVPAKDGVPSQWINYNVIAADQKSGKYPSVERDGKLVDNGDGTYEYTFKLDIKTVKGLADALVDSGDKRKADLGDLSYDPNLTHRLVVAVSSRLANTDWADALKTPYERVIDFIPATGKVVTDADSRRDIVTKESCYECHSGTTRFAAHHATRQDPRYCVVCHNEQIKYGLKEAAVDANGNYDGKNTNIINGFAVGSFTTFIHKIHMGTKLSKTGYNFEDAAVNVPAMNFEKVKYPQDIRNCAKCHSKGAATPQGDNWTTTPSRATCGSCHDGINWATGAGHVGGSASSDQACALCHKAADIVNVHPAKLPATTDATKRTMQSTITSVKIDDVTGKVTAFFTVTNNDQPVTTLEGFVDKTSGGGPYPQFTLVKLVKGANGATKWVSYTNRFRTKQAGSAPVLQATADTAGTYAIVDAAKGQFSYTFELNNSSVPGNIKMPLTTANVDPRSTSVGYSGAMTLPLPAAYAANFTTFDATKTHRVTMALAGAKMKKAAFLDFVPNGAKVTETRNIVSMDTCNKCHAGKLMHRGYDIELCVTCHTADTSDNGNYNGSAVNDSASFEYVIHKIHQNTSSPGSYILNQVQFGGVVFPANANNCQACHVEGTGAPANAANWRTTPTANACITCHDGSHAQAHANLNVNACMTCHSSGRSAAADVAHQ; encoded by the coding sequence ATGTGGATTGGATCTAAGAGTTTTCTGTGTTTGGTGGCGTCCGCTGCATTGCTGCTGGGCGGTTGCTCAGACGGTAAAGATGGCGCAAGCGGAAAAGACGGCAAGGATGCCGGTGCTACGATCTCGGTAGCAGCCTTAACACCGACAGAGTGGTCGAATCTCTCATTTGACCAAGACAGTGGCATAATCGGTGTTCCCACCATCAACAGCCCGCCGGTGGTCAAGTTCAAGGTGACAGCAAACGGTAAACCGGTAACGGGCATACCGATCGCCAATATGAGCTTCGCCATAGCCAAGCTGGTGCCGGCCAAAGACGGAGTTCCCAGCCAGTGGATCAATTACAACGTCATTGCAGCCGACCAGAAATCCGGTAAATATCCCAGCGTGGAACGAGACGGAAAACTGGTTGACAACGGTGATGGCACCTATGAGTACACCTTCAAGCTTGACATCAAAACCGTTAAGGGGCTTGCCGACGCACTTGTCGATTCTGGAGACAAGCGGAAAGCCGATCTGGGTGACCTGTCATATGATCCAAACCTGACCCACCGTCTTGTCGTGGCCGTTTCCAGCAGACTTGCCAACACTGACTGGGCAGATGCGTTAAAAACTCCTTACGAACGGGTGATTGACTTCATCCCCGCCACCGGCAAGGTGGTGACAGATGCGGACAGCCGACGTGACATTGTTACGAAAGAGTCCTGTTATGAATGTCACAGCGGCACCACACGCTTTGCAGCTCACCATGCTACCCGTCAGGATCCCAGATACTGCGTGGTTTGCCACAACGAGCAGATCAAGTATGGCTTAAAAGAAGCAGCAGTGGATGCCAATGGTAATTATGACGGCAAGAACACCAACATCATCAACGGTTTTGCAGTTGGCAGCTTCACCACGTTTATTCACAAGATCCATATGGGTACCAAGTTGTCAAAAACCGGCTATAACTTCGAAGATGCGGCTGTCAATGTTCCGGCCATGAATTTCGAGAAGGTCAAGTACCCCCAGGACATCAGAAACTGCGCCAAGTGTCATTCCAAGGGCGCCGCAACGCCGCAGGGCGACAACTGGACAACCACCCCCAGCCGCGCAACCTGCGGTTCATGCCATGACGGTATCAACTGGGCGACCGGCGCCGGTCACGTTGGCGGTTCTGCTTCCAGCGATCAGGCCTGTGCCCTCTGCCACAAGGCTGCAGACATCGTCAACGTCCACCCTGCCAAACTGCCGGCAACCACTGATGCAACCAAGCGCACCATGCAGTCAACCATCACCAGTGTAAAAATTGATGATGTAACCGGCAAAGTTACCGCATTCTTCACGGTAACCAATAATGATCAGCCCGTGACCACTCTGGAGGGGTTTGTCGATAAAACTTCAGGCGGCGGCCCCTATCCTCAGTTTACGCTGGTCAAGCTGGTCAAGGGGGCCAACGGTGCAACCAAATGGGTAAGCTACACCAACCGTTTCCGTACCAAGCAGGCTGGCTCAGCTCCCGTGCTGCAGGCAACTGCCGACACAGCCGGTACCTATGCCATTGTTGATGCTGCCAAAGGTCAGTTCAGCTACACCTTTGAGCTGAACAACAGCAGTGTGCCGGGCAATATCAAAATGCCTCTTACGACAGCAAACGTTGATCCAAGATCCACCTCTGTTGGATATAGTGGAGCTATGACGCTTCCGTTACCTGCTGCCTATGCGGCAAATTTTACTACCTTTGATGCAACCAAAACCCACCGCGTGACCATGGCGCTCGCTGGCGCTAAGATGAAAAAGGCCGCTTTCCTGGACTTCGTGCCCAATGGAGCAAAAGTAACGGAAACCCGCAACATTGTCAGCATGGATACCTGCAACAAATGCCATGCCGGTAAACTGATGCACCGCGGTTATGATATCGAGCTTTGCGTAACCTGCCACACCGCCGATACCAGCGACAACGGCAACTACAACGGCAGTGCAGTCAACGACAGTGCAAGTTTTGAGTATGTGATTCACAAAATACATCAGAACACATCCAGCCCTGGTTCCTACATCTTAAATCAGGTTCAGTTTGGAGGTGTTGTCTTCCCGGCCAACGCCAACAACTGTCAAGCCTGCCATGTTGAAGGAACCGGAGCACCGGCTAATGCTGCCAACTGGCGTACAACACCTACCGCCAACGCTTGCATCACCTGTCATGACGGCAGCCACGCACAAGCGCACGCTAACCTGAATGTTAACGCCTGCATGACCTGCCACAGCAGCGGAAGATCTGCTGCGGCTGATGTAGCGCACCAGTAG